The following nucleotide sequence is from Alkalihalobacillus sp. LMS39.
TTGCCGGTCTGGAAATATCGAAGGACAATCCAAAGGAGGTGGAAACTTATATGGAGGACAAGAGCTCCTTTTATTATGATTAGACGTCATCCAATTCACTCCCCTTTTAAAAAATTAACGGGCAAGTGGAGTTTCCGAACTAAGAAATCCTTATCTCCCACTCTGAAATTTATAAAAAAATAAAATATTATTGAATTCTTTTCTTTTAAACATTATTAATATATGTAACTAGAAAAATATTGCTCACATTCTTTATTATTAAAGTTAATAAAACCTAAATGTATCTATAAATAAGATAACTCCTCAAACAATGATGCAAGGTTGAGTCCACTCACTTCCCCCTCCATTTATAACGGACATACATTCCCCGATTTTCCAAAAATACTATGTTCAATTCGCATCAGACATTTATTCCGTTATTTCGCTAATATTTACGATACAGCTCTAGAAAAGATAAATAACAAAACAGTGATCCGTAAGCTTTAAAAATCCCTTGGTTTTTTCCTTAATAATGGAATAAAATATCCGTTACAAACTTTTACTCTCCCATCTGAGAAACGAAACAACTAATCTCTCTTTTTAATTGCATCCCAAGCAAACCAACTGTTAACCTATAATTAAGAAAACATACAGGAGGAAGGTAATGAAAAAACTACTGATCACATTTTCACTTATCCTTTTTGTTACAGGCTGCGCTGAATCTGAACAACAGCCAATGGAAGAAACACAAGAAGAATTAGAATTCAACAAAGAGCCAATTGTCATAGCAGACAACCTTGATATTCCTTGGTCTATTGAAAAAGCAGGGGAAACATTTTATATAACAGAAAGACAGGGACAGATTATTAAAGTAGAGGAAGGGAAGACCGAACGGCAAGCCGTTCACCTTGAACAAGAGCTTTCTTCTATGCCAGAAGCAGGTTTATTAGGATTTGTCCTACACCCCAACTTTCCTGACACTAACCTCGCCTATGCATACTATACATATGAAAAAAGTGCTGAACCTTATAATCGGATTATTACGCTTCGCTATGAAAATGACCAATGGAGCGAGGAAGATGTTCTTCTCGATAACATCCCGAGTGGAACCTATCATCATGGAGGACGATTAAAAATTGGCCCAGACGGGTATCTTTATGCTACAACGGGTGATGCATCCGTTCCCGAGATTGCACAAGACATTGACTCATTAGGAGGGAAAATTATTAGAATGGAATTAGATGGATCAATTCCTGAGGATAGCCCTTTTGCCAATTCTTATATTTATAGTTTCGGTCATCGAAATCCCCAAGGGTTAACGTGGGCAACAGACGGGACCTTTTATGCCAGTGAACATGGAAGTAGCGCCAATGACGAAATCAATAAAATTGAACCCGGACTCAATTACGGTTGGCCTATTATCCAAGGGGAGGAAGAAAGAGAAGGTATGGTTAGCCCGTTATTCACATCGGGTAACGATTCAACATGGGCACCATCCGGTATGGGTTACTACAATAATCGTCTTTATGTTGCTGCATTACGAGGCAACGCCATTATTGAATTTAATCTTGAAACAGGTGAGTTTCAAGAAATCGTGAACGGTCTAGGAAGAATACGGGATATAAAGATAGAGGATGATACATTATATTTCATTTCCAACAACACAGATGGTAGAGGGACTCCAGAAGAAGATGATGATAAGCTTTATCAATTTTCTTTACAAGAATAAATTTTACACTTGCAACGTAAATCAGTCCGAATGTCTTCGGACTGTGCTTCCCTAATAATTAGG
It contains:
- a CDS encoding sorbosone dehydrogenase family protein, which encodes MKKLLITFSLILFVTGCAESEQQPMEETQEELEFNKEPIVIADNLDIPWSIEKAGETFYITERQGQIIKVEEGKTERQAVHLEQELSSMPEAGLLGFVLHPNFPDTNLAYAYYTYEKSAEPYNRIITLRYENDQWSEEDVLLDNIPSGTYHHGGRLKIGPDGYLYATTGDASVPEIAQDIDSLGGKIIRMELDGSIPEDSPFANSYIYSFGHRNPQGLTWATDGTFYASEHGSSANDEINKIEPGLNYGWPIIQGEEEREGMVSPLFTSGNDSTWAPSGMGYYNNRLYVAALRGNAIIEFNLETGEFQEIVNGLGRIRDIKIEDDTLYFISNNTDGRGTPEEDDDKLYQFSLQE